A window of the Deltaproteobacteria bacterium genome harbors these coding sequences:
- a CDS encoding ExbD/TolR family protein: MKAHTHGQTLSEINVTPFVDVVLVLLIIFMITAPLLSQGLDVDLPEATAPALQISEQDIIITMNKQGEMFIMDDPEAYTLKTIEEKLKTIFSHREKKELLLRADKITPYGTVVKAIALFKASGIERVGMITEEEKEKKGS; this comes from the coding sequence ATGAAAGCGCATACGCATGGCCAAACACTCTCTGAGATCAACGTCACTCCATTTGTTGATGTTGTTCTGGTCCTGCTCATCATCTTCATGATCACCGCTCCCCTTCTTTCTCAGGGACTCGATGTCGATCTCCCTGAGGCGACCGCGCCCGCCTTGCAGATCAGCGAGCAAGACATTATCATTACGATGAACAAGCAGGGGGAGATGTTCATTATGGACGATCCGGAGGCGTATACTCTCAAGACGATCGAGGAGAAATTGAAGACGATCTTTTCGCATCGAGAAAAAAAGGAACTCCTGCTGAGGGCAGATAAGATCACCCCGTACGGTACCGTCGTTAAGGCGATCGCCCTCTTCAAGGCATCGGGTATTGAACGTGTCGGCATGATTACGGAAGAGGAAAAAGAGAAAAAAGGTTCTTAA
- the tolB gene encoding Tol-Pal system beta propeller repeat protein TolB, producing MKVLFLSFILLFLTAKPSEARLYIVVDQPSENRFPIAVTDLVPEEGKKSKPWSQQLTKKIRDDLELSGLFDLIDSSSYPSNPEALSPNPATIQFGPWTLIGAQALVTGSYSLTEEGAKISLHLYDPFLGQHLVGRNYNAKESEIGIIAHHFSDEILQALTGERGVFSTQIAFVCLIGKKKEICSMDMDGGNQRQLTRHRSIAISPAWSPSGKQIAYTTFKSGENPEIFVLTAGGEPEQVTATGGINLSPTWTPKGQLAVAMGMSGDADLFLLNLKGKVLQQLTDSFGIDINPSLSPDGRAFVFASERAGRLHIFRADSSGRQVRRLTFVGYHNDNPDWSPRGDKIVFQGRDQGVWDLFIMNSDGSMIQRLTSESGNNESPSWAPNGRYITFASTRNGPSQIFIMREDGSNQIHVGPRIESRQPDWSPWFK from the coding sequence ATGAAGGTTTTATTTTTGAGTTTCATCCTGCTCTTCTTAACGGCCAAACCTAGCGAGGCCCGTCTTTATATTGTTGTTGACCAACCATCCGAAAACAGGTTTCCGATCGCTGTAACGGATCTTGTTCCTGAAGAAGGGAAGAAATCAAAACCGTGGTCCCAACAGCTCACCAAAAAAATCAGGGATGATCTTGAGCTCTCGGGACTCTTTGATTTGATCGACTCGTCCAGTTATCCTTCCAATCCAGAGGCGCTATCCCCCAACCCGGCAACAATCCAATTTGGTCCCTGGACTCTTATTGGGGCCCAAGCGCTCGTGACCGGAAGTTACAGCCTGACAGAAGAAGGGGCGAAGATCTCTCTCCACCTTTATGATCCGTTTCTGGGCCAGCATCTCGTCGGTCGAAACTACAATGCAAAGGAGAGCGAAATCGGCATTATTGCCCATCATTTCTCTGATGAAATCTTACAGGCCCTGACCGGAGAGCGAGGGGTTTTTTCCACACAGATCGCATTCGTTTGTCTGATCGGAAAGAAAAAGGAGATCTGTTCCATGGATATGGACGGGGGGAACCAGCGACAGTTGACACGTCATCGATCGATCGCCATTTCGCCGGCCTGGTCTCCCTCTGGAAAACAGATCGCCTACACCACTTTTAAGTCCGGAGAAAATCCGGAGATCTTTGTGCTTACGGCAGGGGGAGAACCGGAACAGGTCACAGCAACCGGAGGGATCAATCTCTCACCGACCTGGACACCGAAGGGACAGCTGGCTGTTGCAATGGGAATGTCGGGAGACGCCGATCTCTTCCTCCTGAATCTTAAGGGGAAGGTCCTTCAGCAACTCACCGATAGTTTTGGGATTGATATCAATCCTTCGCTCTCTCCTGACGGGCGGGCCTTTGTCTTCGCCTCAGAGCGCGCGGGGCGACTCCACATCTTTCGAGCCGATTCTTCAGGGAGGCAGGTCCGCCGGCTGACCTTCGTCGGCTATCACAATGACAACCCGGACTGGTCCCCTCGCGGAGATAAGATTGTCTTTCAAGGAAGGGATCAGGGGGTCTGGGACCTTTTCATCATGAATAGCGACGGCTCGATGATCCAGCGTCTCACAAGTGAATCGGGAAATAATGAAAGCCCCTCCTGGGCCCCCAACGGCCGGTATATTACATTTGCCTCCACCCGCAACGGCCCCTCCCAAATCTTCATCATGCGCGAGGATGGGTCGAATCAGATCCATGTCGGGCCGCGCATTGAATCGAGACAGCCTGATTGGTCTCCCTGGTTTAAGTGA
- a CDS encoding glycerol-3-phosphate dehydrogenase/oxidase produces MPESFDVIVVGGGCNGTGIARDCAMRGFKTLLLEKNDFAAGTTGASSGMIHGGPRYLLSDPKTTKLSSQDAGYIRKIAPHLCFRIPFLYPVTKGKKNFIKQRIRLSLVETFFQAYDSYSKLKGGKPHTRLSKEETWELEPCVSKEIVGSVTFDEWGIDTERLCLLNALDAQKHGATIRNHTEVTKIIREGDVVIGLTARDCMLGDESEYRSSILFNATGPWTPRFAAMADLQIKLRPSKGIHLILDRRITNVAVVSQCIDGREIFINPHENFTLLGTTDDDFYGDPDNISVTEDEVEYLLQGMEKTYPEIRKARVISTTRGVRPTLFGDGVYESALSRDHRIFDHEKEDGVKGILSMAGGKLAAYRQMAEEATDKICEKLNHWSACSTHLVPLPGGENLPTPDTISKEFDLHPYVAERLLTRHGALTSTVLTPTKERPEEKRILCPCEPITAAEIRYAVEEEMAKTLGDLQRRTSLAKGPCQGSQCLLPSLEILNPHDPIRELKNFLEESWKARSTLLCCKSTASQPLLAQEEMLQMIYKGVLDLGNQ; encoded by the coding sequence ATGCCAGAATCCTTTGACGTCATTGTCGTCGGCGGTGGTTGCAACGGCACCGGTATTGCGCGTGATTGTGCGATGCGCGGTTTCAAAACGCTGCTCCTCGAAAAAAATGACTTCGCCGCCGGCACGACCGGCGCCTCGTCGGGGATGATCCACGGCGGTCCCCGCTACCTCCTGAGCGACCCGAAGACCACAAAGCTCTCTTCGCAAGATGCCGGCTATATCCGAAAGATCGCCCCGCACCTCTGCTTCCGGATCCCTTTCCTCTATCCAGTGACAAAAGGGAAAAAGAACTTCATCAAACAACGGATCCGACTGAGTCTCGTCGAAACCTTCTTCCAGGCGTACGACTCCTACTCGAAACTGAAAGGGGGCAAGCCACACACCCGTCTCTCCAAAGAGGAAACCTGGGAGCTTGAACCTTGTGTCTCAAAAGAGATCGTCGGTTCGGTCACCTTCGACGAATGGGGAATTGATACGGAAAGGCTCTGCCTCCTGAATGCCCTCGATGCCCAAAAGCATGGGGCAACGATAAGAAATCATACAGAAGTCACTAAAATTATCCGCGAGGGGGATGTCGTCATCGGCCTTACCGCTCGAGACTGTATGCTTGGAGACGAATCCGAATACCGCTCGTCGATTCTCTTCAATGCCACTGGCCCCTGGACTCCACGGTTTGCTGCCATGGCCGATCTTCAGATAAAGCTCCGCCCCTCAAAAGGAATTCACCTGATCCTGGATCGAAGGATCACAAATGTCGCCGTCGTCTCCCAGTGCATCGATGGTCGAGAGATTTTTATCAACCCACATGAAAATTTCACGCTGCTTGGAACCACTGACGACGATTTTTATGGAGATCCGGATAATATTTCTGTCACCGAGGATGAAGTAGAGTATCTCTTGCAAGGGATGGAGAAGACCTATCCCGAAATCCGGAAGGCCCGCGTGATCAGCACGACACGCGGAGTCCGTCCCACCCTTTTTGGAGATGGGGTCTATGAGAGTGCGCTGTCACGAGATCACCGGATTTTTGATCACGAAAAAGAGGACGGGGTCAAAGGGATCCTCTCGATGGCTGGCGGGAAATTGGCGGCCTACCGACAGATGGCCGAGGAGGCGACGGACAAGATTTGCGAAAAATTAAATCATTGGTCCGCCTGCTCCACCCATCTCGTTCCCTTGCCAGGGGGCGAGAACCTTCCGACACCCGATACCATCTCGAAGGAATTTGACCTCCATCCTTACGTCGCCGAGCGCCTCTTGACACGACATGGAGCCCTCACCTCAACCGTTCTCACGCCAACAAAAGAAAGACCGGAAGAGAAAAGGATCCTCTGTCCGTGTGAACCGATCACGGCAGCCGAGATCCGCTATGCGGTGGAAGAGGAGATGGCGAAGACTTTGGGTGATCTTCAGAGACGCACTTCCCTCGCAAAAGGCCCCTGTCAGGGATCTCAATGCCTGCTCCCTTCCCTCGAAATTCTGAATCCTCATGATCCGATACGTGAACTGAAAAATTTTCTGGAGGAATCGTGGAAGGCGCGGTCGACACTGCTCTGCTGCAAGAGCACCGCCTCACAACCGCTGCTCGCGCAGGAGGAGATGCTTCAGATGATATATAAAGGTGTGCTGGATTTGGGAAATCAATGA
- a CDS encoding Ppx/GppA family phosphatase, producing MFATIDIGTNSVLLLIADLPSPPSIKKSPPAPLFQSGVCIVTDQARITRLGEGLHQSESFLPSAMKRTLQALEEYNTLCEKHHVKKIICVGTAAFRKAQNGQEFISEIQKRFGWETRIISGEEEAGLSYLSVEHDFSAEGGSAFGGGDRYQNLVTLDIGGGSTEIISKEGGVSLELGTVVLTERHLRHAPPTESEILEIDEIILSQLGRVTRPSSVTLVALAGTATTLSSINQKLAIWDPSKIQGSQISMKELDQMISMFRRMTHDALRMTPGMVPGREDTLLAGALILKAVMEKLGAHFVIVSDRGLRYGLFYQEFLNARIL from the coding sequence ATGTTTGCAACGATTGATATCGGGACAAATTCTGTTCTCTTGCTGATTGCTGATTTGCCCTCACCTCCCTCGATAAAGAAATCCCCCCCGGCCCCCCTTTTTCAAAGTGGGGTGTGTATCGTGACCGATCAGGCCCGAATCACCCGCCTCGGCGAGGGGCTCCATCAATCCGAATCCTTTCTGCCATCCGCGATGAAACGGACCTTACAAGCGCTCGAGGAATACAACACCCTCTGTGAGAAACATCATGTAAAAAAAATTATCTGTGTCGGGACCGCTGCGTTTCGAAAGGCACAAAACGGACAAGAATTTATCTCCGAGATCCAAAAAAGATTCGGGTGGGAGACGAGGATCATCTCGGGAGAGGAAGAGGCGGGGCTCTCGTATCTATCGGTTGAACATGATTTTTCCGCCGAAGGCGGATCCGCCTTCGGCGGAGGGGATCGCTATCAAAACTTGGTGACACTCGACATCGGCGGTGGAAGTACGGAGATCATTTCAAAAGAGGGCGGAGTCAGCCTGGAGCTGGGAACGGTGGTGTTGACGGAGAGGCATTTGAGGCATGCCCCCCCGACTGAAAGTGAGATTTTGGAAATTGATGAAATAATTCTGTCCCAATTGGGGCGGGTCACCCGCCCCTCCTCTGTCACCCTCGTCGCCTTGGCTGGAACAGCCACCACCCTCTCCTCCATAAATCAGAAACTTGCGATCTGGGATCCCTCAAAAATCCAAGGATCCCAAATTTCAATGAAAGAACTTGATCAAATGATCTCAATGTTCCGTCGCATGACACATGATGCATTACGCATGACGCCCGGAATGGTCCCGGGACGCGAAGACACGCTCTTGGCTGGCGCCCTGATCCTGAAGGCGGTGATGGAAAAACTGGGTGCTCATTTTGTCATTGTGAGTGACCGGGGGTTGCGTTACGGACTGTTTTATCAGGAGTTTTTGAATGCCAGAATCCTTTGA
- a CDS encoding TonB C-terminal domain-containing protein, whose product MHAGIFIFLIASPFLPFKPYSRRNEKVTWINLPKGATGLPATSMKKSEWLPKSTIQEQKKPLLEKEEPQKKTPSMTYKTNEKPKEKGVKKLKEKTEEEKKMEEILSRAKQEVTKRKVAEPEAAQIVKGTQGGVPYGSTQGPFSSPNDLERAQYTLEVRNLIVKEWIPPLNTRSPSLGLICKVIVRINERGEVIETRWDQRSGNESFDLSALRAIMKASPLKPPPERLKMEAIHEGFIFEFHPALLNGQT is encoded by the coding sequence TTGCATGCAGGAATTTTTATCTTCCTGATCGCCTCCCCTTTCCTGCCATTCAAACCTTATTCGCGACGCAATGAAAAAGTCACCTGGATCAATCTCCCAAAGGGTGCCACGGGACTTCCTGCAACCAGCATGAAGAAGTCAGAGTGGCTTCCGAAATCAACAATCCAGGAGCAAAAAAAACCTCTTTTGGAAAAAGAAGAACCACAAAAAAAGACCCCTTCGATGACTTATAAGACCAATGAAAAACCAAAGGAGAAGGGGGTCAAGAAGCTAAAAGAAAAAACCGAAGAAGAGAAAAAAATGGAGGAGATCCTTTCACGCGCCAAGCAAGAGGTCACCAAGCGTAAAGTGGCCGAACCTGAGGCAGCCCAGATCGTAAAAGGAACACAGGGCGGTGTCCCGTATGGTTCTACACAAGGTCCCTTTTCTTCTCCCAATGATCTTGAAAGGGCTCAATACACGCTCGAAGTGCGCAATCTGATTGTGAAGGAGTGGATACCTCCCTTAAACACACGAAGCCCGAGTTTAGGATTGATTTGTAAGGTTATAGTCCGTATTAACGAACGGGGCGAGGTGATCGAAACCCGCTGGGATCAGAGATCGGGAAATGAATCTTTTGATCTCTCTGCCCTGCGGGCTATCATGAAGGCCTCTCCTCTAAAACCGCCGCCCGAGAGGCTTAAAATGGAAGCGATTCATGAAGGTTTTATTTTTGAGTTTCATCCTGCTCTTCTTAACGGCCAAACCTAG